A region of Allocoleopsis franciscana PCC 7113 DNA encodes the following proteins:
- the rplN gene encoding 50S ribosomal protein L14: MIQQETYLNVADNSGARKLQCIRVLGAGNRRYGGVGDVIIAVVKDAIPNMAVKKSDVVRAVIVRTRKGLRRDSGMSIRFDDNAAVIINNDGNPRGTRVFGPVARELRDKNFTKIVSLAPEVL; encoded by the coding sequence ATGATTCAACAAGAGACTTACTTAAATGTCGCTGACAACAGCGGAGCACGTAAATTACAGTGTATTCGCGTTTTAGGTGCCGGCAACCGACGCTACGGCGGTGTAGGTGATGTGATCATTGCCGTTGTGAAGGATGCCATCCCCAATATGGCTGTGAAGAAGTCAGATGTCGTAAGAGCTGTGATTGTTCGCACCCGCAAGGGACTGCGCCGTGACAGCGGGATGAGCATTCGCTTTGACGACAACGCTGCCGTCATCATCAATAACGACGGTAACCCAAGGGGAACCCGCGTTTTCGGTCCCGTAGCGCGGGAACTGCGCGACAAAAACTTCACCAAAATTGTTTCCCTGGCTCCGGAGGTACTCTGA
- the rpsC gene encoding 30S ribosomal protein S3 has protein sequence MGQKIHPIGFRLGITQEHRSRWFADTKRYPEILQEDHKIRQFVEQKLNNAGIANIRIERKADQVDLEIHTARPGVVVGRGGAGIENLRVGLQEALGGHRQIRINVVEVARVDADAELIAEYIAQQLERRVSFRRVVRQAIQRAQRADVQGIKIQVSGRLNGAEIARTEWTREGRVPLHTLRANIDFAYRQAKTIYGILGVKVWVFKGEVIPGQEEQPAQPTTQPRRRQQRRRQQFEDRSNE, from the coding sequence GTGGGACAGAAAATTCATCCAATTGGGTTTCGACTAGGTATTACGCAAGAGCATCGCTCTCGCTGGTTTGCCGACACCAAACGCTACCCCGAAATCCTTCAAGAAGACCATAAAATTCGGCAGTTTGTTGAACAAAAACTAAACAACGCTGGAATTGCTAACATTCGGATCGAACGCAAAGCTGACCAAGTGGATTTAGAAATTCACACCGCACGACCGGGCGTTGTTGTGGGTCGTGGGGGAGCGGGAATCGAGAATTTACGAGTCGGTCTTCAGGAAGCCTTGGGTGGGCATCGTCAAATTCGCATTAACGTGGTTGAAGTCGCACGAGTCGATGCGGATGCAGAACTGATTGCCGAATACATCGCTCAACAGCTAGAGCGAAGAGTTTCCTTCCGACGAGTAGTTCGTCAAGCCATTCAACGTGCCCAACGCGCTGATGTTCAAGGAATCAAAATCCAGGTCAGCGGTCGGTTAAATGGAGCAGAAATTGCTCGAACCGAGTGGACTCGTGAAGGCCGAGTTCCCTTACATACCCTACGCGCCAATATCGACTTTGCCTACCGTCAGGCGAAAACCATTTACGGAATTTTAGGTGTGAAGGTTTGGGTGTTCAAAGGGGAAGTCATTCCGGGTCAAGAGGAGCAGCCAGCTCAGCCGACCACTCAACCCCGCCGCCGCCAACAGCGACGCCGTCAGCAGTTTGAAGACCGCTCTAACGAATAG
- a CDS encoding vWA domain-containing protein produces the protein MVEDRDYTLIIDKSGSMSTPDQAGGRSRWDIAQESTLALARKCEQFDPDGITVYLFSGRFKRYENVTANKVAQIFMENDPMGTTDLASVLKDATDNYFQRKASGATKPNGETILVITDGEPDDRKAVMRVIIEASRHMERDEELGISLIQVGSDATATRFLKALDDELQGAGAQFDIVDTVTLDDMENMSLAEVLLNAIND, from the coding sequence ATTGTGGAAGACCGTGACTATACATTAATCATTGATAAGAGCGGTAGCATGTCTACCCCGGATCAAGCGGGTGGAAGAAGCCGTTGGGACATTGCCCAAGAATCGACCTTGGCACTGGCTAGAAAATGTGAACAATTCGATCCAGATGGAATTACCGTTTACCTGTTTTCCGGTCGCTTTAAGCGTTACGAAAATGTGACGGCTAACAAAGTCGCTCAGATTTTTATGGAAAACGACCCGATGGGTACCACTGACCTTGCCAGCGTGCTGAAGGATGCTACTGATAATTACTTTCAACGCAAGGCATCTGGTGCAACGAAGCCGAACGGAGAAACAATTTTAGTCATCACTGATGGGGAACCGGATGACCGTAAAGCGGTGATGCGAGTCATCATTGAGGCATCACGGCACATGGAACGAGATGAAGAACTGGGGATTTCGCTGATTCAAGTGGGTAGCGATGCCACTGCCACTCGTTTCCTCAAAGCACTAGACGATGAACTGCAAGGTGCTGGGGCACAGTTCGACATTGTAGATACAGTGACGCTGGATGACATGGAGAATATGTCTTTGGCGGAAGTGTTGCTGAACGCCATCAACGATTAA
- the rplD gene encoding 50S ribosomal protein L4, with the protein MVDCVVRDWQGEEVGQATLDLRVAKEESAAHVVHRALVMQMTNARQGTASTKTRAEVRGGGRKPWRQKGTGRARAGSNRSPLWRGGGVTFGPKPRDYNIKMNRKERRLALRTAFQSRSEDLIVVKDFADQFPRPKTKELLGAFVRWGIEPEVKVLIIVPEIEEMVYLSARNIPTVKLIGASSLNVYDLLNADKIVTTDTALAKLQEVYSD; encoded by the coding sequence ATGGTTGATTGTGTGGTGCGAGACTGGCAAGGAGAAGAAGTCGGACAAGCGACTTTAGACTTGCGAGTTGCCAAAGAAGAAAGTGCGGCTCACGTCGTTCACCGAGCACTGGTGATGCAGATGACCAACGCTCGTCAAGGAACCGCTTCCACGAAAACCCGTGCTGAAGTTAGGGGGGGAGGACGCAAACCCTGGCGGCAAAAAGGAACCGGTCGAGCGCGTGCTGGCTCAAACCGTTCACCTCTGTGGCGCGGCGGCGGTGTAACCTTTGGTCCCAAACCCAGAGACTACAACATCAAAATGAACCGCAAAGAGCGCCGATTAGCTTTACGGACGGCGTTTCAGAGTCGCTCAGAAGATTTGATTGTGGTGAAAGACTTTGCTGACCAATTCCCACGACCTAAGACTAAAGAGTTGCTAGGAGCATTTGTTCGCTGGGGAATTGAGCCAGAAGTGAAGGTTCTCATCATCGTGCCGGAAATAGAAGAAATGGTCTATTTGTCAGCGCGAAACATCCCTACCGTTAAATTAATTGGCGCGAGCAGCTTGAATGTCTATGACCTACTCAATGCTGACAAAATCGTGACGACCGACACAGCTCTTGCCAAACTTCAGGAGGTTTACAGTGACTGA
- a CDS encoding vWA domain-containing protein — protein MVQDRDYTLIIDKSGSMSTPDQAGGRSRWEAAQESTLALARKCEQFDPDGITVYLFSSRFKRYDNVTSSKVAQIFQENDPAGTTNLAAVLKDATDRYFQHKAAGQTKPGGETILVITDGEPDDRKGVMVAIVEASRQMERDEELGISMIQVGNDPTATQFLKALDDQLQGVGAKFDICDAITMDDMADLSLSEVLLNAIND, from the coding sequence ATTGTGCAAGACCGTGATTACACCCTAATCATTGACAAGAGCGGCAGTATGTCCACTCCCGACCAAGCGGGTGGACGAAGTCGCTGGGAGGCAGCACAGGAATCTACCTTAGCGTTGGCGAGAAAGTGTGAACAATTCGATCCGGATGGAATTACGGTTTACCTGTTTTCCAGTCGCTTTAAACGCTACGACAATGTCACCTCTAGTAAGGTGGCACAAATTTTTCAAGAAAATGACCCGGCGGGTACCACCAATCTGGCGGCTGTACTCAAAGATGCGACCGATCGCTACTTTCAACATAAAGCGGCTGGACAAACCAAGCCTGGTGGAGAAACCATATTGGTGATAACCGATGGGGAACCGGATGACCGCAAAGGTGTGATGGTCGCGATTGTTGAAGCCTCTCGGCAGATGGAACGAGATGAAGAACTAGGAATTTCGATGATTCAAGTGGGTAATGACCCAACTGCAACTCAGTTTCTCAAGGCGTTAGACGATCAGTTGCAAGGGGTCGGAGCCAAATTTGATATTTGTGACGCCATTACGATGGATGACATGGCTGATCTATCTTTATCAGAAGTCTTGCTGAACGCCATCAATGATTAG
- the ndhN gene encoding NAD(P)H-quinone oxidoreductase subunit N produces the protein MALITTGNSFIRNLEQSGSLAIYMPLEGGFEGRYRRRLRAAGYASLCMTARGLGDLSTYLTGVHGVRPPHLGKKDIRVYYLPPVLTYQLEHLPPKSKGLVLWLIEGNILSSQEVEYLITLPQQEPRVKVAVEMGGDRSFRWKPLKDALSEMVLAS, from the coding sequence ATGGCACTGATTACGACCGGCAACTCCTTCATCCGCAACTTGGAACAATCGGGTTCACTCGCCATATACATGCCCTTAGAAGGGGGCTTCGAGGGGCGTTATCGACGCCGCTTGCGCGCCGCAGGCTATGCCAGTTTGTGCATGACCGCTAGAGGGTTAGGTGACCTATCGACCTACCTGACAGGTGTCCACGGTGTGCGTCCTCCTCATTTGGGCAAAAAAGATATTAGGGTTTATTATCTGCCACCCGTTCTGACCTACCAACTAGAACATTTGCCTCCGAAGTCTAAAGGCTTAGTGCTGTGGCTGATTGAAGGCAATATCCTGTCGAGTCAGGAAGTGGAATATCTAATCACTTTGCCCCAACAAGAACCGCGAGTCAAAGTGGCTGTGGAAATGGGTGGCGATCGCTCTTTCCGTTGGAAGCCACTCAAAGATGCCTTATCGGAAATGGTCTTAGCGAGTTAG
- the rplC gene encoding 50S ribosomal protein L3, whose protein sequence is MSVGILGTKLGMTQIFDEEGKAIPVTVVQAGPCTVTQIKTKQTDGYTSVQIGYDEVKPKALNKPELGHLAKSSAPPLRHLREYRLDDTASFELGQALKADIFTAGQIVDVAGTSIGRGFAGYQKRHNFKRGPMAHGSKNHRLPGSTGAGTTPGRTFPGKRMAGRLGGTRVTIRKLQVVRVDTERNLLLIKGAVPGKPGALLSIAPTNKVGR, encoded by the coding sequence GTGTCTGTCGGTATCCTCGGCACTAAACTCGGCATGACCCAAATTTTCGATGAGGAAGGAAAAGCAATTCCTGTCACCGTCGTCCAAGCAGGTCCATGCACCGTAACCCAAATAAAAACCAAACAGACGGATGGCTATACCTCCGTTCAAATTGGTTATGACGAAGTCAAGCCCAAGGCACTCAACAAGCCAGAATTGGGGCACTTAGCCAAATCAAGCGCCCCACCCTTACGCCATCTGCGGGAGTACCGCTTGGATGACACCGCTTCATTTGAGCTAGGTCAAGCCCTAAAGGCGGATATTTTTACCGCTGGTCAAATTGTTGATGTCGCCGGAACCAGTATTGGTCGTGGCTTTGCCGGTTATCAAAAGCGCCACAACTTCAAGCGGGGACCGATGGCGCATGGTTCCAAAAACCACCGCTTACCCGGTTCGACTGGAGCTGGAACAACACCAGGCCGCACCTTTCCCGGAAAGAGAATGGCGGGTCGCCTCGGAGGCACAAGAGTGACCATCCGTAAGCTACAAGTCGTGCGCGTAGACACAGAACGCAATTTGCTGCTGATTAAAGGGGCTGTTCCCGGTAAACCAGGGGCGCTTTTGAGCATTGCACCGACAAATAAGGTCGGTCGATAG
- the rpsS gene encoding 30S ribosomal protein S19: protein MGRSLKKGPFVADSLLRKIEVLNSRGEKQVIKTWSRASTVLPQMVGHTIAIHNGRTHVPIFINEQMVGHKLGEFAPTRTFRGHSKSDRKAGR, encoded by the coding sequence ATGGGTCGTTCTTTAAAAAAAGGTCCTTTTGTCGCTGATAGTCTTCTCCGGAAGATTGAAGTTCTCAACTCGAGGGGAGAAAAACAGGTTATTAAAACCTGGTCACGAGCTTCAACCGTTTTGCCCCAAATGGTAGGCCATACGATCGCGATTCACAATGGACGGACTCATGTCCCAATTTTTATCAATGAACAAATGGTGGGGCATAAGCTGGGCGAATTTGCGCCAACTCGAACATTTCGAGGCCACTCCAAAAGTGACCGAAAAGCGGGACGCTAG
- a CDS encoding salt stress protein, Slr1339 family: MESIDDLLAQVKAEYQEKELGLKPQKEPLFKEEDFQSPPPVSPTYHSQSIQSNFLSLAEENLLADVRAEFEEKEQAEELKKQQQLREEQLQKEQQLREEQIKEEQRRKRKREALTQEATEWLKKLNSRSEEGLWFEEFSYSYPSKLDAAIDYLTALRETHG, from the coding sequence ATGGAATCAATCGATGACTTATTAGCTCAAGTCAAAGCGGAGTATCAAGAAAAAGAGCTAGGATTAAAACCCCAAAAAGAGCCTCTTTTTAAGGAAGAAGACTTTCAATCTCCACCACCTGTTTCTCCGACTTATCACTCCCAATCTATTCAGAGCAATTTTCTCAGTTTAGCTGAGGAAAATTTATTAGCTGATGTTCGGGCTGAGTTTGAGGAAAAAGAGCAAGCAGAGGAACTTAAAAAGCAGCAACAACTAAGAGAAGAACAGCTTCAAAAAGAACAACAACTGAGAGAAGAACAAATCAAGGAAGAGCAGAGGCGCAAAAGGAAACGAGAGGCACTGACTCAAGAAGCAACGGAATGGTTAAAAAAACTAAATTCTCGCTCGGAAGAAGGTTTGTGGTTTGAAGAGTTTTCTTATTCTTATCCTTCTAAGTTAGATGCCGCAATTGATTATTTGACGGCCTTACGAGAAACTCATGGGTAA
- the rplV gene encoding 50S ribosomal protein L22, translating to MAIDTTAETKAIARYIRMSPFKVRRVLDQIRGRSYREALIILEFMPYRACEPILKVLRSAVANAEHNAGLDPANLVITQAFADMGPSLKRFRPRAQGRAYQIRKPTCHITVAVSPDVKGE from the coding sequence ATGGCGATAGATACTACAGCAGAAACTAAAGCGATCGCACGATACATCCGCATGTCTCCCTTTAAGGTCAGGCGGGTTCTCGATCAAATTCGGGGTCGCTCGTACCGTGAAGCCCTGATTATTTTGGAGTTTATGCCTTATCGGGCTTGTGAACCCATTCTAAAAGTCCTGCGCTCCGCCGTCGCCAATGCTGAACATAATGCGGGTCTAGACCCAGCTAATCTGGTCATCACTCAAGCTTTTGCTGACATGGGTCCGAGCTTAAAGCGTTTTCGCCCAAGAGCTCAAGGTCGCGCTTATCAGATTCGCAAGCCAACTTGCCATATCACCGTGGCCGTTTCTCCAGATGTTAAGGGCGAATAA
- a CDS encoding 50S ribosomal protein L23 — MTEYDPRYLADLVRRPIVTEKATLLLEQNKYVFEVIPKATKPQIKAAIESLFEVKVTSVNTLNPPRKKRRVGKFVGYKAQYKKAIVTLAEGDSITLFPEV, encoded by the coding sequence GTGACTGAGTATGACCCCCGCTACCTTGCCGATCTGGTGCGGCGTCCCATTGTGACGGAGAAGGCAACTCTGCTATTGGAGCAGAATAAGTATGTCTTTGAAGTAATTCCCAAGGCGACCAAACCCCAAATCAAAGCGGCGATTGAAAGCCTTTTTGAGGTCAAGGTAACCAGTGTCAACACCTTAAATCCGCCGCGTAAAAAGCGTCGAGTTGGTAAATTTGTAGGTTACAAGGCTCAGTACAAAAAGGCTATTGTTACCTTAGCCGAAGGAGATTCGATTACCTTGTTCCCCGAAGTATAG
- the rplP gene encoding 50S ribosomal protein L16 — translation MLSPRRTKFRKQQRGRMKGLATRGSTLNFGDFALQATEPAWITARQIEAGRRAMTRYIRRGGNIWIRIFPDKPVTQRAAETRMGSGKGSPEFWVAVVKPGRILYEIAGVPEETAREAMRLAANKLPIKTKFITREGEQV, via the coding sequence ATGTTAAGTCCTAGAAGAACGAAATTCCGTAAACAGCAGCGCGGGCGGATGAAAGGTCTGGCTACTCGTGGCAGCACCTTAAACTTTGGTGACTTTGCGCTGCAAGCAACAGAACCGGCCTGGATTACAGCTCGTCAAATTGAAGCCGGTCGTCGTGCCATGACGCGCTATATCCGCCGGGGTGGAAACATCTGGATTCGTATTTTTCCAGATAAACCCGTCACTCAACGTGCGGCTGAAACTCGTATGGGTTCTGGTAAAGGTTCGCCAGAGTTTTGGGTAGCCGTTGTCAAGCCCGGTCGGATTCTCTATGAAATCGCTGGAGTTCCGGAAGAAACGGCCCGTGAGGCGATGCGTCTAGCGGCTAACAAATTGCCAATTAAAACGAAGTTCATTACCCGCGAAGGGGAACAGGTGTAA
- the rplB gene encoding 50S ribosomal protein L2, producing MGIRSYRPYTPGTRQGTVSDFAEITRGEPEKSLVEFKHRPKGRNNRGVITSRRRGGGHKQLYRIIDFRRDKRNIPAKVATIEYDPNRNARIALLYYQDGEKRYILHPDKLAVGTTVISGPEAPIEIGNALPLKNIPLGTNVHNVELIPGRGGQIVRAAGATAQVVAKEGDYVTLKLPSTEVRMIRRDCYATIGQVGNLEHRNLSLGKAGRNRHRGRRPKVRGSVMNPVDHPHGGGEGRAPIGRSGPVTPWGKPALGAKTRKKKKQSSALIVRRRRKTSKRGRGGRQS from the coding sequence ATGGGCATCCGTTCTTATCGGCCCTACACTCCCGGTACTCGTCAAGGTACGGTCTCAGATTTTGCCGAGATTACGCGGGGTGAGCCAGAAAAATCATTAGTTGAGTTCAAGCATCGCCCCAAGGGTCGCAACAATCGCGGTGTCATTACCAGTCGGCGTCGCGGGGGCGGACACAAACAGCTCTATCGCATCATTGACTTTCGCCGCGATAAGCGCAATATCCCAGCTAAAGTGGCAACCATTGAGTATGACCCTAACCGCAATGCTCGGATTGCACTTCTTTACTATCAAGATGGGGAAAAACGATATATTCTTCATCCCGATAAGCTAGCTGTAGGGACAACCGTAATATCGGGGCCCGAAGCTCCAATTGAGATTGGCAATGCTCTACCCCTGAAAAATATTCCTCTCGGTACCAACGTTCATAATGTTGAGCTGATTCCAGGACGGGGGGGTCAGATTGTGCGTGCCGCTGGCGCAACCGCTCAAGTCGTGGCGAAAGAGGGTGACTATGTTACCCTGAAACTTCCTTCGACTGAAGTCCGAATGATTCGTCGGGATTGTTACGCGACGATTGGACAAGTTGGGAACCTAGAACACAGAAACCTGAGTTTGGGTAAAGCTGGTCGCAACCGACACAGAGGTCGTCGTCCCAAGGTCAGAGGAAGCGTTATGAACCCGGTGGATCATCCACATGGCGGTGGTGAGGGAAGAGCACCCATTGGTCGCTCTGGCCCAGTCACACCTTGGGGTAAACCGGCTTTGGGCGCTAAAACCCGTAAAAAGAAAAAGCAAAGCTCTGCTTTAATTGTCCGGCGTCGGCGGAAGACCTCAAAACGAGGACGTGGCGGTCGTCAGTCTTAG
- a CDS encoding Light dependent period protein LdpA domain-containing protein has translation MTELYYPLRSLREGNWFKLICGASFQHLPAVRNLTLAYTLAGADCIDVAADPAVIASALDALQVATELGEEAQVRGFGFSHRPLLMVSLNDGEDPHFRKAEFDPQLCPADCPRPCEKICPAQAIVFQTATGEQGSQFTAGVSSNLSHHQARIGSENTHDWAENPKFTPLSRADENLKSIQGFSGVIDQRCYGCGRCLPICPSQIIYPRSYVFAPEAIAQLILPAGVDALEIHTKVGHFTDFQRLWKAIAPWVNRLKLLAISCPDGDGLMDYLWALHDLIMPLPCPLVWQTDGRPMSGDIGMGATRAAVKLSQKVLAARLPGYVQLAGGTNDHTVMKLRDVGLLNEQGRRNHPDEPVNHIQNPKTHVAGIAYGSYARVLLSPILEKLEQPRGEAADANLISLQNPSLGCLEESPRLLWQAVETAHSLVSQLKFSQKHDPNSDKTKPEH, from the coding sequence GTGACTGAACTGTACTATCCATTACGCTCCTTAAGGGAAGGTAACTGGTTTAAGCTAATCTGCGGAGCTAGCTTTCAACACCTCCCTGCTGTCCGAAACCTCACCTTGGCTTACACCCTCGCCGGTGCTGATTGTATTGATGTCGCAGCCGACCCGGCAGTGATTGCGTCGGCACTAGACGCCTTACAAGTAGCCACTGAACTAGGTGAGGAAGCCCAAGTGCGAGGATTTGGATTCAGTCACCGACCATTGCTGATGGTGAGCTTAAATGATGGGGAAGACCCGCATTTTCGCAAAGCCGAATTTGACCCCCAATTGTGTCCGGCAGACTGTCCTCGTCCTTGCGAAAAGATTTGCCCAGCACAAGCGATTGTTTTCCAAACCGCAACCGGAGAACAGGGAAGCCAATTTACAGCAGGGGTAAGTTCTAACCTCTCACATCACCAAGCTCGAATTGGTAGCGAAAACACACATGATTGGGCAGAGAATCCAAAATTTACTCCCTTATCAAGGGCAGACGAAAACCTAAAATCGATTCAGGGCTTCTCTGGAGTAATCGACCAACGTTGCTATGGTTGTGGTCGATGTCTGCCGATTTGTCCGAGTCAGATCATATATCCTCGCTCCTATGTTTTTGCGCCGGAGGCGATCGCACAACTGATTCTTCCTGCTGGTGTTGACGCCCTAGAAATCCATACGAAAGTCGGTCACTTCACAGATTTTCAACGCTTATGGAAAGCGATCGCGCCGTGGGTGAATCGGCTCAAACTCCTAGCGATTAGCTGTCCAGATGGTGACGGTTTAATGGATTACCTCTGGGCGCTGCACGACCTGATTATGCCCCTACCCTGTCCCTTAGTTTGGCAAACTGATGGTCGTCCCATGAGCGGAGATATTGGCATGGGTGCTACTCGCGCCGCTGTCAAGCTTTCTCAGAAAGTCCTTGCCGCGAGATTGCCCGGATACGTCCAGCTTGCGGGGGGTACGAATGATCATACGGTCATGAAGTTAAGAGATGTTGGACTTCTGAATGAACAGGGAAGGAGGAATCACCCAGATGAACCCGTTAATCACATCCAAAATCCAAAAACCCATGTAGCGGGTATTGCTTACGGCAGTTATGCTCGTGTCCTACTTTCACCGATTCTAGAGAAATTAGAACAACCTAGGGGGGAAGCCGCTGATGCCAATCTCATATCACTGCAAAATCCAAGCCTTGGATGCCTGGAAGAGTCCCCCAGGCTACTTTGGCAAGCAGTAGAAACCGCTCATTCTTTAGTTTCCCAGTTAAAATTCTCTCAAAAACATGACCCCAACTCAGATAAAACCAAACCCGAACATTGA
- a CDS encoding vWA domain-containing protein codes for MLEQRDYTLIIDKSGSMATRDQLGNKSRWETMQESSLALASKCEEFDPDGITVYLFSGRFKRYDNVTANKVTQVFKENEPSGRTDLASVLQDATSNYFQRKAAGQTKPNGETILVVTDGEPDDRKAVMKVIIEASRRMERDEELAISFIQVGTDAQATKFLKILDDELQSAGAKFDIVDTVTMEDMEDMTLTEVLLNAITD; via the coding sequence ATGCTAGAGCAGCGCGACTATACATTAATCATCGACAAAAGCGGCAGCATGGCGACTCGTGACCAGTTGGGTAATAAAAGCCGCTGGGAAACCATGCAAGAGTCTAGCCTCGCCTTAGCCAGTAAATGCGAAGAATTTGACCCAGACGGGATCACGGTGTACTTGTTTTCCGGTCGCTTCAAACGCTACGACAATGTAACCGCGAACAAAGTTACCCAAGTCTTTAAAGAAAATGAACCCTCAGGTCGTACTGACTTAGCGAGCGTGTTACAAGATGCTACCAGTAATTACTTCCAACGCAAGGCCGCTGGTCAGACTAAGCCAAACGGAGAGACAATCCTAGTTGTTACCGATGGTGAACCCGATGACCGCAAAGCTGTCATGAAGGTCATTATAGAAGCATCCAGGCGGATGGAACGGGATGAAGAATTAGCCATTTCCTTCATTCAAGTTGGCACCGATGCCCAAGCTACCAAATTTCTCAAAATATTAGATGACGAACTCCAAAGCGCTGGTGCCAAGTTTGACATTGTGGACACAGTGACTATGGAGGACATGGAAGACATGACCTTAACAGAAGTTTTACTCAATGCCATTACAGACTAG
- the rpmC gene encoding 50S ribosomal protein L29, translating into MPLPKIEDARKMSDEELNDAILAAKRELFNLRLQKATRRLEKPHQFKHTRHRIGQMMTVVREREFAARQSANQVPATSEASAASSSKASTQVADAPQPDQEQE; encoded by the coding sequence ATGCCTCTGCCCAAAATTGAAGATGCCCGAAAAATGAGCGATGAGGAGCTCAATGATGCGATTTTAGCGGCGAAGCGTGAGCTATTTAATCTTCGCCTACAAAAGGCCACCCGACGCCTGGAAAAACCGCATCAGTTCAAGCACACTCGGCACCGCATTGGTCAAATGATGACAGTGGTTCGGGAACGCGAATTCGCGGCACGCCAGAGTGCTAATCAAGTGCCAGCAACCTCAGAAGCATCTGCTGCATCAAGTTCTAAAGCCTCAACTCAGGTGGCTGATGCCCCACAACCCGATCAAGAACAGGAGTAG
- the rpsQ gene encoding 30S ribosomal protein S17 — protein sequence MAVKERVGVVVSDKMDKTVVVAVENRSPHPKYGKIVVRTKRYKAHDEENQCKEGDRVRIHETRPLSRTKRWKVAEILTHTSLA from the coding sequence ATGGCTGTTAAAGAAAGAGTCGGTGTGGTGGTCAGCGACAAAATGGATAAAACTGTCGTGGTCGCTGTTGAGAACCGCTCTCCCCACCCGAAATACGGCAAGATTGTCGTGAGGACAAAGCGATATAAAGCGCATGACGAAGAAAATCAGTGTAAGGAAGGCGACCGCGTTCGTATTCACGAAACACGACCGTTGAGCCGAACCAAACGCTGGAAAGTGGCGGAAATCCTCACCCATACTTCCCTAGCTTAA
- the rplX gene encoding 50S ribosomal protein L24, whose amino-acid sequence MANQFKSKSAKETTQRYKMHVKKGDTVQIIAGRDKGKVGEVLQTLPKRSAVIVKGINVKTKHVKPQQEGETGQIVTFESPIHSSNVMLYSTQQKIASRICYTFNADGRKVRMLKKTGEIID is encoded by the coding sequence ATGGCAAATCAATTCAAGAGCAAGAGCGCAAAAGAGACAACTCAGCGCTACAAAATGCATGTTAAAAAAGGCGATACCGTTCAAATTATTGCGGGTCGGGATAAGGGGAAAGTTGGAGAAGTGTTGCAGACTTTGCCGAAGCGCAGCGCGGTGATTGTCAAAGGAATTAACGTCAAAACTAAGCACGTTAAGCCTCAACAGGAAGGAGAAACGGGTCAGATTGTGACCTTCGAGTCTCCCATCCACAGCTCCAACGTGATGCTTTATTCCACTCAGCAAAAGATTGCCAGCCGCATCTGCTACACCTTTAATGCAGACGGTCGGAAGGTACGGATGCTCAAAAAAACGGGCGAAATTATTGACTAA